A single Oncorhynchus kisutch isolate 150728-3 linkage group LG19, Okis_V2, whole genome shotgun sequence DNA region contains:
- the LOC109878339 gene encoding serine/threonine-protein phosphatase 2A catalytic subunit alpha isoform-like isoform X1, which yields MDDKSFTKELDGWIEQLGECKQLSENQVKALCEKAKEILTKESNVQEVRCPVTVCGDVHGQFHDLVELFKIGGKSPDTNYLFMGDYVDRGYYSVETVSLLVSLKVRYRERITILRGNHESRQITQVYGFYDECLRKYGNANVWKYFTDLFDYLPLTALVDNQIFCLHGGLSPSIDTLEHIRALDRLQEVPHEGPMCDLLWSDPDDRGGWGISPRGAGYTFGQDISETFNHANGLTLVSRAHQLVMEGYNWCHDRNVVTIFSAPNYCYRCGNQAAIMELDDTLKYSFLQFDPAPRRGEPHVTRRTPDYFL from the exons ATGGACGACAAGTCATTCACTAAGGAATTGGATGGGTGGATTGAGCAACTCGGCGAATGCAAACAGCTCTCGGAAAATCAAGTCAAAGCCCTTTGCGAGAAG GCCAAAGAGATTCTGACGAAGGAGTCTAATGTGCAGGAGGTGAGATGTCCGGTCACCGTGTGCGGAGATGTCCACGGACAGTTCCATGACTTGGTGGAGCTGTTTAAAATCGGAGGGAAGTCTCCGGACACCAACTACCTCTTCATGGGAGACTATGTGGACAGGGGCTACTATTCTGTAGAGACAGTCAGCCTCCTAGTATCTCTCAAG GTGAGGTACCGTGAGCGAATCACAATCCTTCGAGGGAACCACGAGAGCAGACAGATCACCCAGGTGTACGGCTTCTACGACGAGTGTTTAAGGAAATACGGAAACGCCAATGTCTGGAAGTACTTCACAGACTTATTTGACTATCTGCCCCTAACTGCACTGGTAGATAACCAG ATCTTCTGTCTCCACGGTGGACTGTCCCCCTCTATAGACACACTGGAACACATCAGGGCGCTGGATCGCTTACAGGAAGTTCCTCATGAG GGTCCGATGTGTGACCTGCTGTGGTCAGACCCTGATGACCGTGGCGGCTGGGGCATCTCTCCCCGCGGTGCTGGCTACACCTTTGGACAGGACATCTCAGAGACTTTCAACCATGCTAACGGACTCACCCTGGTCTCCAGAGCTCACCAGCTGGTCATGGAG GGTTATAACTGGTGCCATGACCGTAACGTAGTGACTATCTTCAGTGCACCCAATTACTGCTATCGCTGTGGAAACCAGGCCGCCATCATGGAGCTGGATGACACACTCAAGTACTCCTT CCTTCAGTTCGACCCCGCCCCTCGCAGAGGTGAACCCCATGTGACCCGCCGCACTCCTGACTACTTCCTGTAA
- the LOC109878339 gene encoding serine/threonine-protein phosphatase 2A catalytic subunit alpha isoform-like isoform X2: MDDKSFTKELDGWIEQLGECKQLSENQVKALCEKAKEILTKESNVQEVRCPVTVCGDVHGQFHDLVELFKIGGKSPDTNYLFMGDYVDRGYYSVETVSLLVSLKVRYRERITILRGNHESRQITQVYGFYDECLRKYGNANVWKYFTDLFDYLPLTALVDNQIFCLHGGLSPSIDTLEHIRALDRLQEVPHEGPMCDLLWSDPDDRGGWGISPRGAGYTFGQDISETFNHANGLTLVSRAHQLVMEGYNWCHDVPLVS; the protein is encoded by the exons ATGGACGACAAGTCATTCACTAAGGAATTGGATGGGTGGATTGAGCAACTCGGCGAATGCAAACAGCTCTCGGAAAATCAAGTCAAAGCCCTTTGCGAGAAG GCCAAAGAGATTCTGACGAAGGAGTCTAATGTGCAGGAGGTGAGATGTCCGGTCACCGTGTGCGGAGATGTCCACGGACAGTTCCATGACTTGGTGGAGCTGTTTAAAATCGGAGGGAAGTCTCCGGACACCAACTACCTCTTCATGGGAGACTATGTGGACAGGGGCTACTATTCTGTAGAGACAGTCAGCCTCCTAGTATCTCTCAAG GTGAGGTACCGTGAGCGAATCACAATCCTTCGAGGGAACCACGAGAGCAGACAGATCACCCAGGTGTACGGCTTCTACGACGAGTGTTTAAGGAAATACGGAAACGCCAATGTCTGGAAGTACTTCACAGACTTATTTGACTATCTGCCCCTAACTGCACTGGTAGATAACCAG ATCTTCTGTCTCCACGGTGGACTGTCCCCCTCTATAGACACACTGGAACACATCAGGGCGCTGGATCGCTTACAGGAAGTTCCTCATGAG GGTCCGATGTGTGACCTGCTGTGGTCAGACCCTGATGACCGTGGCGGCTGGGGCATCTCTCCCCGCGGTGCTGGCTACACCTTTGGACAGGACATCTCAGAGACTTTCAACCATGCTAACGGACTCACCCTGGTCTCCAGAGCTCACCAGCTGGTCATGGAG GGTTATAACTGGTGCCATGATGTACCTCTGGTTTCCTGA
- the LOC109878340 gene encoding UPF0461 protein C5orf24 homolog isoform X1 yields MINDPCNRDSLRRPNSEVTPLNLKCKMVKPLDAANLKDLRVALNGFLAKGETLKLETKSDPLHLGWNDSQRQGQKMMHQVTGSSNDYCMSGLAEECQHPTSHFDLCSSQSNKFYPSPPPPTLQLPHPNLHKPMPCQMQQETQNEFHPQTVRIRGPSEAPTGTESSKKKKGGVVKSGRRGRPSGTTKSAGYRTSTGRPLGTTKAAGFKTSPGRPLGTTKAAGYKVSPGRPPGSIKTLARLKKLEYGSCDGTKKLGFSNCVGGAKKLDYASCDGTKKLDYASFEVAPFPYNLMQKRGLREPTGKVEEPNE; encoded by the exons ATGATAAATGATCCATGCAATCGTGATTCTTTGAGACGTCCCAACTCCGAGGTTACTCCATTGAAtttgaaatgtaaaatggttaag CCTCTGGATGCTGCTAACCTCAAAGACCTGAGAGTTGCTCTGAATGGCTTCCTGGCTAAAGGAGAGACGCTCAAGCTGGAGACTAAG TCTGACCCCCTCCATCTTGGGTGGAATGACAGTCAGCGTCAGGGACAA AAAATGATGCACCAAGTCACTGGCAGCAGCAATGACTATTGCATGAGTGGCCTTGCAGAGGAATGTCAACACCCAACCAGCCACTTTGACTTATGTAGCTCGCAATCCAACAAATTCTACCCTTCACCtccaccccctactctacagctGCCCCACCCAAACCTACACAAGCCCATGCCCTGTCAAATGCAACAAGAGACCCAGAATGAGTTCCACCCTCAGACAGTGAGGATCCGAGGGCCCAGTGAGGCTCCAACTGGGACAGAGAGCTCCAAGAAAAAGAAAGGAGGCGTCGTCAAGTCCGGCCGTAGAGGGAGACCCTCGGGGACCACGAAGTCAGCCGGTTACCGGACAAGCACTGGGCGTCCGTTGGGGACCACAAAAGCTGCTGGGTTCAAGACCAGTCCCGGCAGGCCTCTGGGTACGACCAAAGCGGCAGGCTACAAGGTTAGCCCTGGCAGGCCTCCTGGTAGCATCAAAACTCTGGCTCGGCTCAAGAAACTGGAGTACGGGAGCTGTGATGGTACCAAGAAACTAGGCTTCAGTAACTGCGTCGGCGGAGCCAAGAAACTGGACTATGCCAGCTGTGATGGTACCAAGAAATTGGACTATGCCAGCTTCGAAGTGGCACCTTTCCCTTACAACCTGATGCAGAAACGAGGCTTGCGTGAGCCTACTGGCAAAGTGGAGGAACCTAACGAGTAG
- the LOC109878340 gene encoding UPF0461 protein C5orf24 homolog isoform X2 produces the protein MINDPCNRDSLRRPNSEVTPLNLKCKMVKPLDAANLKDLRVALNGFLAKGETLKLETKKMMHQVTGSSNDYCMSGLAEECQHPTSHFDLCSSQSNKFYPSPPPPTLQLPHPNLHKPMPCQMQQETQNEFHPQTVRIRGPSEAPTGTESSKKKKGGVVKSGRRGRPSGTTKSAGYRTSTGRPLGTTKAAGFKTSPGRPLGTTKAAGYKVSPGRPPGSIKTLARLKKLEYGSCDGTKKLGFSNCVGGAKKLDYASCDGTKKLDYASFEVAPFPYNLMQKRGLREPTGKVEEPNE, from the exons ATGATAAATGATCCATGCAATCGTGATTCTTTGAGACGTCCCAACTCCGAGGTTACTCCATTGAAtttgaaatgtaaaatggttaag CCTCTGGATGCTGCTAACCTCAAAGACCTGAGAGTTGCTCTGAATGGCTTCCTGGCTAAAGGAGAGACGCTCAAGCTGGAGACTAAG AAAATGATGCACCAAGTCACTGGCAGCAGCAATGACTATTGCATGAGTGGCCTTGCAGAGGAATGTCAACACCCAACCAGCCACTTTGACTTATGTAGCTCGCAATCCAACAAATTCTACCCTTCACCtccaccccctactctacagctGCCCCACCCAAACCTACACAAGCCCATGCCCTGTCAAATGCAACAAGAGACCCAGAATGAGTTCCACCCTCAGACAGTGAGGATCCGAGGGCCCAGTGAGGCTCCAACTGGGACAGAGAGCTCCAAGAAAAAGAAAGGAGGCGTCGTCAAGTCCGGCCGTAGAGGGAGACCCTCGGGGACCACGAAGTCAGCCGGTTACCGGACAAGCACTGGGCGTCCGTTGGGGACCACAAAAGCTGCTGGGTTCAAGACCAGTCCCGGCAGGCCTCTGGGTACGACCAAAGCGGCAGGCTACAAGGTTAGCCCTGGCAGGCCTCCTGGTAGCATCAAAACTCTGGCTCGGCTCAAGAAACTGGAGTACGGGAGCTGTGATGGTACCAAGAAACTAGGCTTCAGTAACTGCGTCGGCGGAGCCAAGAAACTGGACTATGCCAGCTGTGATGGTACCAAGAAATTGGACTATGCCAGCTTCGAAGTGGCACCTTTCCCTTACAACCTGATGCAGAAACGAGGCTTGCGTGAGCCTACTGGCAAAGTGGAGGAACCTAACGAGTAG
- the LOC109878340 gene encoding UPF0461 protein C5orf24 homolog isoform X3, translating into MAAPLRQGGQQPLDAANLKDLRVALNGFLAKGETLKLETKSDPLHLGWNDSQRQGQKMMHQVTGSSNDYCMSGLAEECQHPTSHFDLCSSQSNKFYPSPPPPTLQLPHPNLHKPMPCQMQQETQNEFHPQTVRIRGPSEAPTGTESSKKKKGGVVKSGRRGRPSGTTKSAGYRTSTGRPLGTTKAAGFKTSPGRPLGTTKAAGYKVSPGRPPGSIKTLARLKKLEYGSCDGTKKLGFSNCVGGAKKLDYASCDGTKKLDYASFEVAPFPYNLMQKRGLREPTGKVEEPNE; encoded by the exons ATGGCAGCACCTTTGAGGCAAGGAGGACAGCAG CCTCTGGATGCTGCTAACCTCAAAGACCTGAGAGTTGCTCTGAATGGCTTCCTGGCTAAAGGAGAGACGCTCAAGCTGGAGACTAAG TCTGACCCCCTCCATCTTGGGTGGAATGACAGTCAGCGTCAGGGACAA AAAATGATGCACCAAGTCACTGGCAGCAGCAATGACTATTGCATGAGTGGCCTTGCAGAGGAATGTCAACACCCAACCAGCCACTTTGACTTATGTAGCTCGCAATCCAACAAATTCTACCCTTCACCtccaccccctactctacagctGCCCCACCCAAACCTACACAAGCCCATGCCCTGTCAAATGCAACAAGAGACCCAGAATGAGTTCCACCCTCAGACAGTGAGGATCCGAGGGCCCAGTGAGGCTCCAACTGGGACAGAGAGCTCCAAGAAAAAGAAAGGAGGCGTCGTCAAGTCCGGCCGTAGAGGGAGACCCTCGGGGACCACGAAGTCAGCCGGTTACCGGACAAGCACTGGGCGTCCGTTGGGGACCACAAAAGCTGCTGGGTTCAAGACCAGTCCCGGCAGGCCTCTGGGTACGACCAAAGCGGCAGGCTACAAGGTTAGCCCTGGCAGGCCTCCTGGTAGCATCAAAACTCTGGCTCGGCTCAAGAAACTGGAGTACGGGAGCTGTGATGGTACCAAGAAACTAGGCTTCAGTAACTGCGTCGGCGGAGCCAAGAAACTGGACTATGCCAGCTGTGATGGTACCAAGAAATTGGACTATGCCAGCTTCGAAGTGGCACCTTTCCCTTACAACCTGATGCAGAAACGAGGCTTGCGTGAGCCTACTGGCAAAGTGGAGGAACCTAACGAGTAG
- the LOC109878340 gene encoding UPF0461 protein C5orf24 homolog isoform X4, translating to MAAPLRQGGQQPLDAANLKDLRVALNGFLAKGETLKLETKKMMHQVTGSSNDYCMSGLAEECQHPTSHFDLCSSQSNKFYPSPPPPTLQLPHPNLHKPMPCQMQQETQNEFHPQTVRIRGPSEAPTGTESSKKKKGGVVKSGRRGRPSGTTKSAGYRTSTGRPLGTTKAAGFKTSPGRPLGTTKAAGYKVSPGRPPGSIKTLARLKKLEYGSCDGTKKLGFSNCVGGAKKLDYASCDGTKKLDYASFEVAPFPYNLMQKRGLREPTGKVEEPNE from the exons ATGGCAGCACCTTTGAGGCAAGGAGGACAGCAG CCTCTGGATGCTGCTAACCTCAAAGACCTGAGAGTTGCTCTGAATGGCTTCCTGGCTAAAGGAGAGACGCTCAAGCTGGAGACTAAG AAAATGATGCACCAAGTCACTGGCAGCAGCAATGACTATTGCATGAGTGGCCTTGCAGAGGAATGTCAACACCCAACCAGCCACTTTGACTTATGTAGCTCGCAATCCAACAAATTCTACCCTTCACCtccaccccctactctacagctGCCCCACCCAAACCTACACAAGCCCATGCCCTGTCAAATGCAACAAGAGACCCAGAATGAGTTCCACCCTCAGACAGTGAGGATCCGAGGGCCCAGTGAGGCTCCAACTGGGACAGAGAGCTCCAAGAAAAAGAAAGGAGGCGTCGTCAAGTCCGGCCGTAGAGGGAGACCCTCGGGGACCACGAAGTCAGCCGGTTACCGGACAAGCACTGGGCGTCCGTTGGGGACCACAAAAGCTGCTGGGTTCAAGACCAGTCCCGGCAGGCCTCTGGGTACGACCAAAGCGGCAGGCTACAAGGTTAGCCCTGGCAGGCCTCCTGGTAGCATCAAAACTCTGGCTCGGCTCAAGAAACTGGAGTACGGGAGCTGTGATGGTACCAAGAAACTAGGCTTCAGTAACTGCGTCGGCGGAGCCAAGAAACTGGACTATGCCAGCTGTGATGGTACCAAGAAATTGGACTATGCCAGCTTCGAAGTGGCACCTTTCCCTTACAACCTGATGCAGAAACGAGGCTTGCGTGAGCCTACTGGCAAAGTGGAGGAACCTAACGAGTAG
- the LOC109878340 gene encoding UPF0461 protein C5orf24 homolog isoform X5, with protein sequence MMHQVTGSSNDYCMSGLAEECQHPTSHFDLCSSQSNKFYPSPPPPTLQLPHPNLHKPMPCQMQQETQNEFHPQTVRIRGPSEAPTGTESSKKKKGGVVKSGRRGRPSGTTKSAGYRTSTGRPLGTTKAAGFKTSPGRPLGTTKAAGYKVSPGRPPGSIKTLARLKKLEYGSCDGTKKLGFSNCVGGAKKLDYASCDGTKKLDYASFEVAPFPYNLMQKRGLREPTGKVEEPNE encoded by the coding sequence ATGATGCACCAAGTCACTGGCAGCAGCAATGACTATTGCATGAGTGGCCTTGCAGAGGAATGTCAACACCCAACCAGCCACTTTGACTTATGTAGCTCGCAATCCAACAAATTCTACCCTTCACCtccaccccctactctacagctGCCCCACCCAAACCTACACAAGCCCATGCCCTGTCAAATGCAACAAGAGACCCAGAATGAGTTCCACCCTCAGACAGTGAGGATCCGAGGGCCCAGTGAGGCTCCAACTGGGACAGAGAGCTCCAAGAAAAAGAAAGGAGGCGTCGTCAAGTCCGGCCGTAGAGGGAGACCCTCGGGGACCACGAAGTCAGCCGGTTACCGGACAAGCACTGGGCGTCCGTTGGGGACCACAAAAGCTGCTGGGTTCAAGACCAGTCCCGGCAGGCCTCTGGGTACGACCAAAGCGGCAGGCTACAAGGTTAGCCCTGGCAGGCCTCCTGGTAGCATCAAAACTCTGGCTCGGCTCAAGAAACTGGAGTACGGGAGCTGTGATGGTACCAAGAAACTAGGCTTCAGTAACTGCGTCGGCGGAGCCAAGAAACTGGACTATGCCAGCTGTGATGGTACCAAGAAATTGGACTATGCCAGCTTCGAAGTGGCACCTTTCCCTTACAACCTGATGCAGAAACGAGGCTTGCGTGAGCCTACTGGCAAAGTGGAGGAACCTAACGAGTAG